The proteins below are encoded in one region of Bacteroidota bacterium:
- a CDS encoding DUF374 domain-containing protein, with protein sequence MIARVFASLVTTLVRTLRIKWHGGRLPDRAVIAFWHSKMLAGWWISREHSVALVSKSKDGDYLSSILSSWDYQVIRGSAGKNGMEALREAIVLVDESRADRLVLTPDGPRGPAEVFKRGAFIAAKELNLSLIFLDIRYHGRIVLDSSWDRFEIPYPFSRVDITPYVIDTRMFPDERAAQDAYLAMRSRSYQTDPATEHLEPAFGG encoded by the coding sequence ATGATCGCGCGCGTCTTTGCATCGCTGGTAACGACGCTCGTTCGCACGCTGCGGATCAAGTGGCATGGCGGACGCCTGCCCGATCGTGCCGTGATCGCCTTTTGGCATTCGAAGATGCTTGCCGGATGGTGGATCTCGCGAGAGCATTCTGTCGCCCTTGTGTCCAAGTCGAAGGACGGCGACTATCTTTCGTCCATCCTCTCTTCATGGGACTATCAAGTCATCCGCGGTTCGGCAGGAAAGAATGGGATGGAAGCATTGCGCGAAGCGATCGTACTGGTAGATGAAAGCCGAGCAGATCGGCTTGTGCTTACCCCGGACGGCCCGCGTGGTCCGGCAGAAGTCTTCAAGCGAGGTGCGTTCATCGCTGCGAAAGAACTGAATCTGTCGTTGATCTTTCTCGATATCCGGTATCACGGCCGCATCGTCCTCGATTCGAGTTGGGACCGGTTCGAAATCCCATATCCGTTTTCTCGCGTCGATATTACTCCGTATGTGATCGACACACGTATGTTCCCCGATGAACGTGCGGCGCAGGATGCGTATCTTGCAATGCGGTCGCGTTCGTATCAGACCGATCCGGCCACCGAACATCTCGAACCCGCTTTCGGAGGATGA
- the lpxB gene encoding lipid-A-disaccharide synthase produces the protein MPTPAATRKVMIIAGETSGDRLAARAIREANEQAARTGRDVKFFGIGGDRCKAEGMQCDYDTTQMSVVGFLEVAKRYGFFRSVFATMVSRLDDPATRPDVILLVDYPGFNIRFAAEAKKRGIEVIYYVSPQVWAWKPKRVRKIVASVNRMLVIFPFEQNIYTNAGLAATEFVGHPLIEILDEERRSFVSREEFARTHSLDASKRWLLLFPGSRSEEVRRHLPIMAEAARLFATDAAVETIVVESANIDPSAYSSAGNGVVHFRSPNDVHQLMTHGYHGILKSGTTTLEAAIAGLPGVICYRTSWLTYFMARALVKLNYIGLANIVLGKMLYPEVLQHAMTPLKLAETLRSIDAGRDAFVQELSSFRAKLASDRSAPSLRVAQYLLGS, from the coding sequence ATGCCGACCCCTGCAGCAACCCGCAAGGTGATGATCATCGCCGGCGAGACCTCCGGCGACCGTCTCGCTGCTCGGGCTATTCGCGAAGCGAATGAGCAAGCTGCTCGCACCGGTCGAGACGTAAAATTTTTTGGTATCGGCGGCGACCGATGCAAAGCGGAAGGAATGCAGTGCGACTATGATACGACACAAATGTCGGTCGTCGGCTTCCTGGAAGTTGCAAAACGGTATGGGTTCTTCCGATCGGTGTTCGCAACGATGGTCTCGCGTCTCGACGATCCTGCGACACGCCCCGACGTAATTCTTCTCGTTGACTATCCCGGTTTCAATATCCGGTTCGCAGCCGAGGCAAAAAAGCGTGGCATCGAGGTGATCTATTATGTGAGCCCGCAGGTATGGGCCTGGAAGCCGAAGCGTGTTCGGAAGATCGTTGCAAGCGTCAACCGCATGCTTGTCATTTTTCCGTTCGAGCAGAATATCTACACCAACGCAGGACTTGCTGCGACCGAGTTTGTCGGTCATCCGCTCATTGAGATTCTCGACGAAGAGCGCCGTTCGTTTGTCTCGCGTGAAGAATTTGCACGAACACATTCGCTCGATGCATCAAAGCGCTGGCTGTTACTGTTTCCCGGAAGCCGCAGCGAGGAAGTGCGGCGTCATCTGCCGATCATGGCCGAAGCGGCACGATTGTTTGCGACGGATGCAGCCGTAGAGACGATCGTCGTCGAATCGGCGAATATCGACCCGTCTGCATATAGCTCGGCCGGCAACGGAGTAGTACATTTTCGTTCGCCCAATGACGTGCATCAGCTCATGACGCATGGATATCATGGAATACTCAAGAGCGGAACGACAACGTTAGAGGCTGCGATTGCCGGGCTGCCGGGTGTCATTTGCTACCGAACAAGCTGGCTGACATACTTCATGGCTCGCGCGCTTGTGAAGCTGAACTATATCGGTCTGGCAAACATTGTGCTCGGCAAGATGCTCTACCCCGAAGTATTGCAGCACGCAATGACGCCGCTGAAACTCGCCGAGACGCTTCGAAGCATCGACGCAGGTCGTGACGCCTTTGTGCAGGAGCTGTCGTCTTTCCGCGCAAAGTTGGCAAGCGACCGCAGCGCGCCGTCGCTTCGTGTCGCGCAGTATCTCCTCGGCTCATGA